In the genome of Phlebotomus papatasi isolate M1 chromosome 2, Ppap_2.1, whole genome shotgun sequence, one region contains:
- the LOC129805036 gene encoding H/ACA ribonucleoprotein complex subunit 2-like protein: MGKVKKEADVTENPEEVVIKKEDTESYEEKLAYVTPIAKPMASKKLAKKCFKLIKKATKQKTYLRNGLKDVQKRLRKGETGLVIFAGDVRPIDMICHLPAVCEEKSIPYVYVPSKSDLGNALGVKRASVTVLVREHPEYKELFDECSNELVHLPVPS, from the exons atgggAAAAGTTAAAAAGGAAGCTGATGTGACAGAGAATCCAGAGGAAGTGGTTATTAAAAAGGAAGACACggaaagttatgaagaaaagcTGGCTTACGTGACACCAATTGCCAAGCCCATGGCATCTAAGAAATTGGCTAAAAAGTGCTTCAAATTGATCAAGAAGGCCACAAAGCAGAAAACCTATCTGAGAAATGGACTGAAGGATGTGCAGAAGCGTCTCAGGAAGGGAGAAACCGG GCTTGTTATCTTCGCAGGGGATGTTCGTCCCATTGATATGATTTGTCATCTACCGGCTGTGTGCGAAGAGAAGAGCATTCCGTACGTTTATGTGCCCAGCAAATCAGATTTGGGGAATGCTCTGGGAGTAAAGAGGGCATCTGTCACAGTTTTGGTCAGAGAACATCCAGAATACAAAGAACTCTTCGATGAATGTTCAAATGAATTGGTCCATCTCCCTGTTCCATCGTAA
- the LOC129805035 gene encoding zinc finger matrin-type protein 3-like produces MSNQTEFTGEYNYPQSISTFKIPCLRTEEGTGQQSQAWSGYSSVLEDTFEQQSTPHRFTKVQDRLNVHRQNRPAKRKNDPGASLPGGPNKMDVDPEDPQNQPKRNRMSHALMDMLAEDLPEELKSLMSPLNCNLCNVKINSVLTANMHYESKNHEKKINNWLQDWSKKTGQPVPKRQKANKEGPVGPNAFHCEVCDIPLTSLAHARTHYTGRKHQLVMSGRSKPSGSGYYSPDGKWVRQMTKPAADTSGRFGIGEAFQKPPAPPPAPSTSNQSNFCSLCNISVTSDSQMKIHLEGAKHNKRLKASTAATFPPVDDDTVMESIIQQQSGNVTPKRDISINRTPSGNYYCNVCDITVANEHLFNQHLDSKKHMKKLKASQS; encoded by the exons ATGAGCAATCAAACAGAATTTACAG GTGAATACAACTATCCGCAATCAATCTCCACTTTCAAAATTCCCTGCCTGAGGACGGAAGAAGGAACCGGGCAGCAATCTCAAGCATGGTCGGGGTATTCTAGTGTCCTTGAAGACACATTCGAGCAGCAAAGTACGCCGCATCGGTTCACCAAAGTGCAGGATCGTCTGAATGTTCATAGGCAAAATCGACCGGCTAAACGGAAGAATGATCCCGGAGCAAGCCTTCCGGGAGGACCCAACAAGATGGATGTGGATCCAGAAGATCCTCAGAATCAACCCAAGAGAAATCGAATGTCGCATGCGTTGATGGATATGCTAGCAGAGGATCTTCCTGAGGAACTGAAGAGTCTTATGAGTCCTCTCAATTGCAATCTCTGCAACGTGAAGATAAACTCCGTTCTGACTGCAAATATGCACTATGAATCGAAAAACCACGAGAAGAAGATCAACAATTGGCTGCAGGACTGGTCTAAGAAGACCGGTCAACCAGTTCCGAAGCGTCAAAAGGCCAACAAGGAGGGACCAGTTGGGCCCAATGCCTTCCACTGTGAGGTCTGTGACATACCTCTGACCTCCCTGGCACACGCAAGGACTCACTACACCGGCCGGAAGCATCAACTGGTGATGTCCGGAAGATCCAAGCCATCTGGTTCGGGATATTACAGTCCGGATGGGAAATGGGTGAGGCAGATGACGAAGCCAGCTGCAGACACTTCTGGACGCTTTGGCATTGGTGAAGCCTTTCAGAAGCCACCAGCACCACCTCCAGCACCGTCCACTTCCAACCAATCCAACTTCTGCAGCCTCTGCAACATTTCCGTGACTTCAGACTCTCAGATGAAGATTCACCTGGAAGGAGCGAAGCACAACAAACGCCTAAAGGCATCCACAGCTGCCACGTTTCCCCCTGTGGACGATGACACTGTGATGGAGAGTATCATTCAGCAGCAATCCGGAAACGTCACACCAAAGAGGGATATTTCCATCAATCGGACGCCTTCCGGGAACTACTACTGCAATGTCTGCGACATTACTGTGGCCAATGAGCATCTCTTCAATCAACATCTCGACAGCAAAAAGCACATGAAGAAGCTTAAAGCATCCCAATCATAA
- the LOC129805034 gene encoding uncharacterized protein LOC129805034: MNLHAGPAILMNTLRTKYWILGLRNLVKGITRKCVKCIKAKPTTETPFMGDLPAARVQQNRPFYQTGCDFAGPIKIRASKLRKAPVMKAYICVFICMTTKAMHLEAVSDLTTDAFLASLRRFTARRGHCHTIFCDNGTNFLGASGTSREERLKGIRTHQHKVTSEMSGNGTRFSFIPAHSPTFGGLWERGVSRVKSHLRRVLGESLLTFEELATVLAQIEACLNSRPLCAKSSDIDDNEPLTPGHFLVGHAMNLTPGPDLLEVNPNRLSRWLLLQRMVQHFWKRWHVEYITSLQHRSKWYEKKRNLCVGDLVLLRDNLLKPTYWRMGRVTAVHPGKDDIVRVATVKTSDGMQKRAVNTLAWLPTDGFLSPSRTQEGENVGNEDEQKANRQNI, encoded by the coding sequence ATGAATCTTCATGCTGGACCGGCGATTCTGATGAACACTTTACGCACGAAATATTGGATTCTTGGGCTCAGGAATCTTGTCAAGGGCATCACCAGGAAGTGTGTGAAGTGCATCAAGGCGAAACCAACTACTGAGACACCGTTTATGGGCGACTTGCCTGCAGCTAGAGTCCAACAGAACAGGCCATTTTACCAGACGGGTTGTGATTTCGCGGGACCCATCAAGATTCGCGCATCCAAGCTGAGGAAGGCACCGGTCATGAAGGCCTACATATGTGTATTCATATGCATGACCACGAAGGCGATGCATCTTGAGGCCGTCAGTGATCTGACCACTGACGCTTTCCTGGCGAGTCTACGGAGATTTACCGCACGTAGAGGGCATTGTCACACAATTTTCTGTGACAATGGCACCAATTTCCTTGGAGCATCAGGGACATCTCGTGAAGAGAGGCTCAAGGGAATCCGTACCCACCAGCACAAAGTGACTTCAGAGATGTCAGGTAATGGAACACGATTTAGTTTCATTCCAGCCCATTCACCCACGTTTGGAGGTCTTTGGGAACGTGGGGTTTCCAGAGTGAAATCTCATCTACGACGAGTGCTGGGGGAAAGTCTGCTAACTTTCGAGGAACTAGCAACAGTTCTGGCACAAATAGAAGCGTGCCTGAACTCACGCCCACTCTGTGCGAAGTCTTCGGACATAGATGACAACGAACCATTGACACCCGGCCATTTCCTGGTCGGACACGCGATGAATCTGACCCCTGGACCAGATTTGCTTGAGGTTAATCCCAACCGTTTGAGCCGATGGTTGCTACTTCAGCGCATGGTGCAACACTTCTGGAAGCGCTGGCATGTGGAGTACATCACATCGCTTCAACACAGATCCAAGTGGTACGAGAAGAAGAGGAACCTCTGTGTTGGAGATTTAGTGCTGCTTCGAGATAACCTTCTCAAACCCACTTACTGGAGAATGGGAAGAGTCACTGCTGTCCATCCGGGCAAAGATGACATCGTTCGGGTCGCAACAGTGAAGACATCCGACGGCATGCAGAAACGGGCAGTCAATACCTTGGCCTGGCTGCCCACAGACGGTTTCTTGAGCCCCTCCAGGACTCAAGAGGGGGAAAATGTGGGAAATGAAGACGAACAGAAGGCCAACCGTCAAAACATTTGA